Proteins encoded within one genomic window of Canis lupus dingo isolate Sandy chromosome 28, ASM325472v2, whole genome shotgun sequence:
- the ADRA2A gene encoding alpha-2A adrenergic receptor, translating into MFRQEQPLAEGSFAPMGSLQPDAGNASWNGTEAPGGGARATPYSLQVTLTLVCLAGLLMLLTVFGNVLVIIAVFTSRALKAPQNLFLVSLASADILVATLVIPFSLANEVMGYWYFGKAWCEIYLALDVLFCTSSIVHLCAISLDRYWSITQAIEYNLKRTPRRIKAIIVTVWVISAVISFPPLISIEKKGGGGGAQPAEPRCEINDQKWYVISSCIGSFFAPCLIMILVYVRIYQIAKRRTRVPPSRRGPDAAAQPPGGAERRPNGLGPERRAAGPGGAEAEPPRPQLNGAPGEPAPAGPRDADADADALDLEESSSSEHAERPPGPRGSERGPRAKGKARASQVKPGDSPPRRGRGAAGPGGAGGGAGPGAAAAAAAAAAGPGAERGGAAKASRWRGRQNREKRFTFVLAVVIGVFVVCWFPFFFTYTLTAVGCSVPRTLFKFFFWFGYCNSSLNPVIYTIFNHDFRRAFKKILCRGDRKRIV; encoded by the coding sequence ATGTTCCGCCAGGAGCAGCCGCTGGCCGAGGGCAGCTTCGCgcccatgggctccctgcagccgGACGCGGGCAACGCGAGCTGGAACGGGACCGAGGCGccgggcggcggcgcgcgggccACCCCGTACTCCCTGCAGGTGACGCTGACTCTGGTGTGCCTGGCCGGCCTGCTCATGCTGCTCACGGTGTTCGGCAACGTGCTGGTCATCATCGCCGTGTTCACGAGCCGCGCGCTCAAGGCGCCCCAGAACCTCTTCCTGGTGTCTCTGGCCTCGGCCGACATCCTGGTGGCCACGCTCGTCATCCCGTTCTCTCTGGCCAACGAGGTCATGGGCTACTGGTATTTCGGCAAGGCGTGGTGCGAGATCTACCTGGCGCTCGACGTGCTCTTCTGCACCTCGTCCATCGTGCACCTGTGCGCCATCAGCCTGGACCGCTACTGGTCCATCACGCAGGCCATCGAGTACAACCTGAAGCGCACGCCGCGCCGCATCAAGGCCATCATCGTCACCGTGTGGGTCATCTCGGCCGTCATCTCCTTCCCGCCGCTCATCTCCATCGAGAAgaagggcggcggcggcggcgcgcagCCGGCCGAGCCGCGCTGCGAGATCAACGACCAGAAGTGGTACGTGATCTCGTCGTGCATCGGCTCCTTCTTCGCGCCCTGCCTCATCATGATCCTGGTCTACGTGCGCATCTACCAGATCGCCAAGCGCCGCACCCGCGTGCCGCCCAGCCGCCGGGGCCCGGACGCGGCCGCCCAGCCGCCGGGGGGCGCCGAGCGCAGGCCCAACGGCCTGGGCCCCGAGCGCCGCGCCGCGGGCCCCGGGGGCGCCGAGGCCGAGCCGCCGCGCCCGCAGCTCAACGGCGCCCCCGGGGAGCCCGCGCCCGCCGGGCCCCGCGACGCCGACGCCGACGCCGACGCGCTGGACCTGGAGGAGAGCTCGTCGTCCGAGCACGCCGAGcggcccccggggccccgcgggTCGGAGCGCGGCCCCCGGGCCAAGGGCAAGGCGCGCGCGAGCCAGGTGAAGCCCGGGGACAGCCCGccgcggcgcgggcggggggcggcggggccggggggcgcgggcgggggcgcggggcccggggcggcggcggcggcggcggcggcggcggcggggcccggggcggagCGCGGCGGCGCGGCCAAGGCGTCGCGCTGGCGCGGGCGGCAGAACCGCGAGAAGCGCTTCACGTTCGTGCTGGCCGTGGTCATCGGCGTGTTCGTGGTGTGCTGGTTCCCCTTCTTCTTCACTTACACGCTCACGGCCGTGGGCTGCTCCGTGCCGCGCACGCTCTTCAAGTTCTTCTTCTGGTTCGGCTACTGCAACAGCTCGCTGAACCCGGTCATCTACACCATCTTCAACCACGACTTCCGCCGGGCCTTCAAGAAGATCCTCTGCCGGGGGGACAGGAAGCGGATCGTGTGA